The genome window ATCTTAGCAAGGACAATTCATTATCGTCTGATTGATGTCCAGCAAATCCCCTTTTTATTCTTCAATCTTTCAGCTTTCAAATAAGATCACCAAAGAATGTAAAAAATTCTTATATAAAGTCACTCTGGTAACAATAGCATTCAATTAAAGTAACAGGATCAGGGATATCAAATTCAATAGTAGAAAATAAATAAAACTTCATTCCCACCGCTAATTTGTAATTACTTTCTTAAGAAACATTATCAAAGAAATAACTGTCAATGATAAAGATTTGACCCCTTTTATCTTTTATTCATCATCAAGTGGACATATAATCCCCCCTTTGATTTTTGTATTATACAAAATGACCTCTTCTTAAACTCTATTTCGTGTTTTATGTCAAATGGTACTATTCAATAACCATTATTTGCTATAATGTGAACTTGTGAAGTCTGTCCTTTTGCTTCTTCTGTGCCAACAGCTCACTATGGATGAGGAATGATTGCAATAATGGTAATTTCTTTTTTATTAGGTCCGTAACAAAAAAATATACGATAAGCAGAAGGAGTATTCTGTTGTGCGTAAGCTTCAAAAACTTTTTCTCCTGAAGGTCCTTTAATTGAATATATAATATGTGTTTGCAACCCCGGATGCCTGGGATTTTCCGACAGCAGAATAATTGCCTTTTTAACTGCTTTATAATCTTTATTCTTACCGGGATCTTTTTTTATCTGTATTAATGTTTTCCTGGAAGTTGGTGTGAAGTATATGTTGAATTTCATCAATCATTCCTAAAGTTCTTCAAGATTCTCAATTTTTTCTACTTTACCATCTTTTACCTCTTGCAAGCCCTTCCTTATCTGCCCAATTAATTCAGGCTTTTCATAAATCCAGGCTTCCCTGCTGGGAATAGCAGTTAAAGGTCTTAAAAGTATATCTCCATCCTGTCCGATAAAAATTTGAAATTGATTTACTTTGTTTTGTCCGGAAATTTTTTTAATAATCTTTTCTCCTAAAGTGACCCTATTTTTTGAATCTATAAACCTAATATCAAATGGTATAAATTTTTGATTATCTTTCTCTATGGTTTCATTTTTGCTCATTTTTTACCTCATAGACATTTTTTTATTATCATATCATTACGTGGGTAATTATACAAGTGGGATTGTGGTAAATTAACTGAGAAGTGTTATACAACCTCATCCAAACCAATGTCTTTGCATCTCCTCAAGAAATTCCGGGTCATCAACCGGAAATCCGGATTTAGAGCCGATAACAGCATCCACATAGCAAAAAGGACACAAGGCAGTTGCACCTTTTGGATTATCCTCATCACACCAGTTAAATATTTCATCTGGGTAAAAAGTTTGCAGACAATGAAAGCAACCACATAGTCTACTCTCCATGATTTCCTTTTTATGAAATATAGAGTGCTTATGAGCTGACTTTAAATATTCAATACTATACTTCTTTTCTTTTTTTACCTTTCTAGATTTTAGTTCTTCCACTAGAGTCCTTTTTGGCAAAAATTCAACTTCAATCTTGTCTTTTTTCTTACGCTTTTTCAGTTATTACAAAATCCCTTTGAAAGCATTATTTTTTTATATGTTAAATGGTAAAATCTAAACTTTCTATTATTCATTTTCACATTGGTTTTTTTAATCAAGTCTTTCGTTAAATTCATAGACTTAAGTTAATTGGATGTGCATAAAGTCTTCCCTCTTTCCAAAGCTTAATCGGATTTCTGATTTTTTTTATGCTAACATTTGATTTTCCAGCATTGGTGACTAAATATATAAAATATTTTTCTCCCTCTCTTCGTTCGTATAACTTCCTAGCAAATTCCCATTGAGGCCCGGTAACCTGTATCAGTTCATTGTCTTCATGTATCTTTGTTTTTACTTCAATATATTCAATTTCTTTTCTATTTTTCTTTGTCACAAAATCATAGCCTTTACCGATGTTGCTAAGTTTATTTAACCAAAATATTTCCAGCTCTTCATTGATTTTATTTACTACTTTAAATCCAAAACCTGTTTCAGCAACAGTGCCTTTCTCTTTATACTCACTTAATAAAGCATGATAAACTATCTCCTCACCATACTCTCCTATTTTCTTTACATCGTCATGATTTATCACTTCAGGAATATCTTTCACGTTATTGGTTTCTTCCGTGCCTTTTAAACCTCCACTAGTGTTTATTTCTAGCATATAACTCTGTCCACCCCGGTCAGGAGTTATAATTCTATCTGGTTTAAACTCTTTAATAGGAACATCAATCTCTCCGGGCTTATATTCTGGATTCCAATTGGTACTTTCTCCTTCTGCTTTTGGTAAATCTTTCTTTTTTTGTTTGACAATAAGCATTTTGAGGTCTTCAGCAGAAATTTCTTTTATAATCTCCAACTTATTTTTCCACTCTTCTGGCAGCTGATCATATATATCTGGTTTGAATCCGAGTTTTTCTTTTAAGAGATCAATGTTGGTACTTTTCTTTATATATTCTTCAGGTAATTCTAGAACAGTAATATCTGATGGCTTTCTACATATGTCATTCTTGTCAATTAACCATTTTTTTTGTTGTAATAGTTTTAAGAATTTAGCATCAAATATTTCTGTATAATCATAACGGTATTTCCAACGATACTCTCCCTCAAAAAATCTTTTAGCCTCATAGCTTTCTAGAGATTCAATATTTTTAAGCAAAAATGTCCAAAGTAACATTGATTTCTCAAAAGAAAATTGTTCAAAGCAATTTTCCAATCCTTCATATTTATAATCCTTTTCAGAAATATCCCTCGTCCAACCAACATATCTACCTCCATATCTTCTCGATCGTAACTCTCTTTTCTTTTCATCAGATAGATTGGCCTTGATTTCAATTCTCCTTGGTTTATCTTCAACTCCTAATCTTCTGAGAAACACTTCCAGTTTATGCTTGTCAAAATTCTTGTAAAGGAGACTATTAACAAAGTATACATCTGCGTATTCCTTAAAATAATTTATTAGATCATCATTGCTAAAATATATTTCTGTTGGCTTCTTGAGGCAAATTTCTTCTCCATTATTCTTAGAAGAGATAATTAGGGATAAGTTAGATAATTCATTTAAAAACTCTCTTTTCTTGTTTTCAGGTATTTCCTCATTTTCATAAACTTTTATAAGTTTCTCAAAATCTCTATAATAATCTCCATCTTTCTCAGGGTTTTCTTTCTGATATTTAGGCAATATAAATTCTCTGACCTCAGCAAAAAGGTCCGGTTTTTTCAATCCTAATTCTTCTAAAAACTTTAGAGAAAGATCGTTTTCTAAGAGATTCTTCTTAACGGTTTTATAATTTGTTTTATCTCCTGTGGGCAAATAAACCTGAGGGTCTCCATTATCATTAAAAGGAACTATGTGTTCACCATTTTTCAGTCTTATTATTGGTTTATTCCTCAAAATACCTGGTTGGTTGAATCTATTTTCAATCCAAAGTGACTTTTGATCTAATAATCTACTATATAAATCAATCATCCACCTGTCAGACTTGGGCTGCAAAAAATCAACATTTATTTTTCTGGCAAAACTCTCAAAATCAACTTCTTCAACTTTAAGTTCATTGATAATATAATCCCTTAATTCTCTGGTTTTATCATAAGTTATGTTGATATCTAACCAGTATTTCTTAGAAAATAATCTTTGAAGATCTTTTTGATCTAATAAATCAGGCAGGTCTTTCCCTCTGGCTAATAAAACCTCACTGGCTTTTGCGTAGATACTATCAGTTGTAGGCAACAATTTTTCATTTAAAAGCCTTTCTTTGACTTTATCGAATATTACTGAATAAACTATCTCTTTGTCTTTATTATCTGGATGTATCGGTAAAAGGTCCAAAAAATTTATATTCAAAAAACCTAAATCTCTAATAATGGATAGACTCTCAGCAATGAGTTTCGCATGTTCCCCTAATAGCTTTTTATTTTGCTTGTCTTCTAACGGAATATTTTCACGGCTTGATGTGGTTATGTATGGACCTTGAATAAGAAAATTTAAATAGGTAACTTTCTCCGTAGGGAAATAAACGACTAACTTTGAATCAGTATCTGGAACAATCATCTCTTCACCTTTTTCATTTTTGCCCAATTT of Atribacterota bacterium contains these proteins:
- a CDS encoding DUF3883 domain-containing protein, producing KLGKNEKGEEMIVPDTDSKLVVYFPTEKVTYLNFLIQGPYITTSSRENIPLEDKQNKKLLGEHAKLIAESLSIIRDLGFLNINFLDLLPIHPDNKDKEIVYSVIFDKVKERLLNEKLLPTTDSIYAKASEVLLARGKDLPDLLDQKDLQRLFSKKYWLDINITYDKTRELRDYIINELKVEEVDFESFARKINVDFLQPKSDRWMIDLYSRLLDQKSLWIENRFNQPGILRNKPIIRLKNGEHIVPFNDNGDPQVYLPTGDKTNYKTVKKNLLENDLSLKFLEELGLKKPDLFAEVREFILPKYQKENPEKDGDYYRDFEKLIKVYENEEIPENKKREFLNELSNLSLIISSKNNGEEICLKKPTEIYFSNDDLINYFKEYADVYFVNSLLYKNFDKHKLEVFLRRLGVEDKPRRIEIKANLSDEKKRELRSRRYGGRYVGWTRDISEKDYKYEGLENCFEQFSFEKSMLLWTFLLKNIESLESYEAKRFFEGEYRWKYRYDYTEIFDAKFLKLLQQKKWLIDKNDICRKPSDITVLELPEEYIKKSTNIDLLKEKLGFKPDIYDQLPEEWKNKLEIIKEISAEDLKMLIVKQKKKDLPKAEGESTNWNPEYKPGEIDVPIKEFKPDRIITPDRGGQSYMLEINTSGGLKGTEETNNVKDIPEVINHDDVKKIGEYGEEIVYHALLSEYKEKGTVAETGFGFKVVNKINEELEIFWLNKLSNIGKGYDFVTKKNRKEIEYIEVKTKIHEDNELIQVTGPQWEFARKLYERREGEKYFIYLVTNAGKSNVSIKKIRNPIKLWKEGRLYAHPINLSL